A genomic segment from Gilvibacter sp. SZ-19 encodes:
- a CDS encoding YqaE/Pmp3 family membrane protein, translating into MSIWRVLLSILFPPLAVIDKGCGSIVIVLILTICGWVPGVVAALIILNNPER; encoded by the coding sequence ATGAGCATATGGCGCGTTTTACTCAGTATCCTTTTTCCACCTTTGGCGGTGATCGATAAAGGCTGTGGGTCTATTGTAATCGTCTTAATATTAACTATTTGTGGATGGGTGCCCGGAGTGGTAGCCGCCCTTATCATATTAAATAACCCAGAGAGATAA
- a CDS encoding RNA polymerase sigma factor encodes MDSQVVDHLFRHQYGKMIAVLTNIFGLPHLELIEDALQDTFVKATLQWRKKIPENPEAWFIKSAKNRTIDLLRKVKADQVRSDKISHGAASIHLNDLFLDHEIEDSQLRMIFVACHPELAPEEQLAFALKTISGFSLKEISAALLTKEETIKKRLSRARKKVAEKQIRFEFPDKSELSARLAGVLRVIYLIFNEGFHSTKREQLIDRELCGEALRLNQLLLKKEMLRSGSSYALFGLLCFHAARLESKVSENDSIIDLEHQDRSLWHFPLIKIGNDSMNKAVTYPDRSKYHLEAAIAAEHLKAKSFQDTNWHAILELYKKLQQQNPSELGRLNMLIVLIQLKKFDLVAGELPLIDESKLNQRAYLLWATWADFHYRTGDKESALRYMDKALETVNNVLERNYLLKKRNDYL; translated from the coding sequence GTGGATAGTCAAGTTGTCGATCATCTTTTCAGACACCAATACGGAAAGATGATCGCTGTCTTGACGAATATTTTTGGGTTGCCGCATCTGGAACTAATAGAAGATGCGCTACAGGACACCTTTGTCAAAGCCACGCTGCAATGGCGAAAAAAAATTCCTGAGAATCCGGAAGCTTGGTTCATCAAATCTGCCAAGAACAGAACTATAGATCTGCTTAGAAAAGTCAAGGCAGATCAAGTCCGCAGCGATAAAATTTCTCATGGAGCTGCCAGTATTCACCTCAACGATTTGTTTCTAGACCACGAAATAGAAGACAGCCAACTTCGGATGATCTTTGTGGCTTGTCATCCGGAACTAGCCCCAGAAGAACAATTGGCATTTGCTCTAAAAACCATCTCTGGTTTTTCGCTTAAAGAAATTTCTGCAGCCTTACTAACCAAAGAAGAAACCATAAAAAAGCGTCTGAGCCGAGCTCGTAAAAAGGTAGCAGAAAAACAAATTCGCTTTGAGTTCCCGGATAAATCGGAACTCAGTGCGCGCCTAGCTGGAGTGCTGAGGGTAATCTACTTGATCTTTAATGAAGGGTTCCACTCTACCAAAAGAGAACAATTGATCGACCGCGAATTGTGCGGCGAGGCCCTTAGACTGAATCAACTCCTACTTAAAAAAGAAATGCTTCGCTCTGGCAGTAGCTATGCCTTGTTCGGCCTGCTTTGCTTCCATGCAGCCCGCTTAGAAAGTAAGGTTTCAGAAAACGATAGTATTATAGATCTGGAACACCAAGACCGCAGTCTTTGGCATTTCCCATTGATAAAAATTGGCAATGACTCCATGAACAAAGCCGTAACCTACCCAGATCGATCCAAATACCATCTGGAAGCGGCCATAGCTGCAGAGCACCTTAAAGCTAAATCTTTTCAAGACACAAACTGGCATGCTATTTTAGAGCTTTATAAGAAGCTACAGCAGCAAAACCCGAGTGAACTCGGAAGGCTCAATATGCTGATCGTTTTGATTCAACTTAAAAAATTCGATCTGGTAGCGGGAGAACTACCGCTTATAGACGAATCAAAACTGAATCAACGCGCCTATCTCTTATGGGCGACCTGGGCAGATTTTCACTACAGAACAGGCGATAAAGAATCGGCCTTAAGATATATGGATAAAGCCCTAGAGACCGTTAACAATGTATTGGAAAGGAACTACCTCTTAAAAAAACGCAATGATTACCTATAG
- a CDS encoding VOC family protein → MKNALNWFEIPTVDFERAKKFYEAVFQAEMEILTMPELDQTMAFFPSDQAEGVGGSIVKSPDAKPAQVGSLIYLNGGDDLSKPLGRVEAAGGKIAIPKTSLGPHGFFATFTDTEGNLVGFHSPN, encoded by the coding sequence ATGAAAAATGCACTGAACTGGTTTGAGATTCCTACTGTGGATTTTGAGCGCGCAAAGAAATTTTACGAAGCAGTTTTCCAAGCAGAAATGGAAATCTTAACAATGCCTGAGTTAGATCAGACAATGGCCTTTTTCCCTTCGGATCAAGCCGAAGGTGTTGGTGGTAGTATTGTAAAAAGTCCAGACGCTAAACCCGCTCAAGTAGGTTCGCTGATCTATTTAAACGGAGGCGATGACCTTTCTAAACCGCTAGGCCGCGTAGAAGCCGCTGGCGGAAAGATAGCGATTCCCAAAACCTCTTTGGGACCGCATGGATTTTTTGCGACCTTTACAGATACCGAGGGGAATCTGGTTGGATTTCACTCACCAAACTAA
- a CDS encoding thioredoxin family protein, translated as MKKITLLLLLLTSISLAQNNSNLITDTKGREVLWGSFEMADLNRPQFVDWFQKGYDLYQPEASVVKKLSETITAYQIEVYMGTWCGDSKREIPRLIKLFGALNMPKENVKMIAVRGDGEFYKQGPNRETLGRNIHRVPTIIVYKNGQEINRIVEDPIVSLEADLLAIIEGNYRPQYPIANALGSQLSNDKDRGLSDKKLKKLASKFSDKTSSFYELNTLAYVLSTQNKEQQALSVLKLNSLLFANEAQVHYRLGKKLEELEMYEEALVAYSKAISLKPEIADYTQALERIKTAKEGK; from the coding sequence ATGAAAAAAATCACCCTCTTATTATTGCTCTTAACGAGTATTAGTTTGGCCCAGAATAACAGCAATCTTATAACCGACACCAAGGGCCGGGAAGTGCTCTGGGGGAGTTTCGAAATGGCCGATCTAAACAGACCGCAATTTGTGGATTGGTTCCAAAAGGGCTACGACCTTTACCAGCCCGAAGCAAGCGTAGTAAAGAAGCTTAGCGAAACTATAACAGCATACCAGATAGAAGTCTATATGGGAACCTGGTGCGGTGACAGCAAACGCGAAATACCCAGATTAATTAAGCTCTTTGGTGCGCTTAATATGCCTAAAGAAAATGTAAAAATGATCGCTGTCCGCGGTGATGGGGAATTTTACAAACAAGGGCCCAATAGAGAAACACTAGGTCGCAATATTCATCGTGTCCCTACAATAATCGTCTATAAGAACGGGCAAGAGATCAACCGAATCGTTGAAGACCCAATAGTGAGTCTGGAAGCAGATCTGCTCGCCATTATAGAAGGAAACTACAGGCCGCAGTATCCTATCGCGAACGCTTTGGGCAGCCAACTTTCTAATGACAAGGATCGAGGCCTATCAGACAAAAAGCTGAAAAAGCTCGCTTCTAAATTCAGTGATAAGACCTCTTCTTTTTATGAACTCAATACCTTGGCCTATGTGCTCAGCACCCAAAATAAAGAGCAACAGGCCTTGAGTGTGCTTAAATTGAACAGCCTGCTCTTTGCCAACGAAGCGCAAGTACATTATCGCCTGGGTAAAAAACTCGAAGAACTGGAAATGTATGAAGAGGCTTTAGTCGCTTACAGCAAAGCTATAAGCCTTAAACCAGAGATAGCCGATTACACCCAAGCACTTGAACGCATTAAGACTGCCAAAGAAGGGAAATAA
- a CDS encoding response regulator transcription factor, translating into MKYFVLIALFLMLPVSALSQYVFEGQVDPSDWNGQAYLSEIKDYRKLNGVFNEQLIQRVPLDSLGIFRFSGNSLSEANKLYRIHVDRCASYEQDLNHFTGNCEHSKAMIIIANNKDSISLPQRFDNEIFCEAISTNEATLALLKVDSIMEAMKYEFVGLRSETAVNNLLDTWTKRLHEFGAEQDPLVGLYIYTTLTDRSTIFYDHHLRSLNKTDFYDTLKTRLEDQYPEAATSKQYFKELQADKSLAKMEEAVDHSNLYLGGGVLVLLLMGVGYFYGRKRPGKIKAALTPQEEKILQLIKENKTNKEIASELFISHSTVKSHVNNIYRKLGVTSRDEIKSLTIR; encoded by the coding sequence GTGAAGTATTTTGTACTCATAGCACTGTTTTTGATGCTGCCAGTATCGGCCTTGTCGCAATATGTCTTTGAAGGTCAAGTAGACCCTAGCGATTGGAATGGACAGGCCTATCTATCAGAGATCAAAGACTATCGCAAACTCAATGGGGTTTTTAACGAGCAACTCATCCAGCGTGTGCCTTTAGATAGTTTGGGCATATTTCGTTTTAGCGGAAACTCCCTATCCGAAGCAAATAAACTTTACCGCATTCATGTAGATCGTTGTGCCTCTTACGAGCAAGACCTGAATCATTTTACGGGCAATTGTGAGCATAGCAAGGCCATGATCATCATTGCCAACAATAAAGACAGTATTAGCCTGCCACAGCGTTTTGACAATGAGATCTTCTGCGAGGCCATTAGCACTAATGAAGCCACCCTGGCCCTACTTAAGGTAGATTCTATCATGGAGGCGATGAAGTACGAATTTGTAGGTCTGCGCTCTGAAACTGCTGTAAACAACTTGCTCGACACTTGGACCAAACGCCTACACGAGTTTGGGGCTGAGCAAGACCCTCTGGTGGGACTCTATATTTACACCACCCTGACCGATAGAAGCACCATATTTTACGATCATCATTTAAGATCTTTAAATAAAACGGATTTCTACGATACCCTTAAGACGCGTTTAGAAGATCAGTATCCGGAGGCTGCCACTAGTAAGCAATACTTTAAAGAGCTTCAAGCAGACAAGAGCTTGGCCAAAATGGAAGAAGCAGTAGATCATTCAAACTTATATTTAGGTGGAGGTGTTTTGGTTTTATTGCTGATGGGGGTTGGTTATTTCTACGGACGCAAACGCCCTGGAAAGATCAAAGCAGCGCTCACGCCTCAGGAAGAAAAAATCTTGCAACTCATTAAAGAGAACAAGACCAATAAAGAGATCGCGAGCGAATTATTTATCAGTCACAGCACGGTAAAATCCCATGTAAACAACATATACCGCAAATTGGGAGTCACTTCTAGAGACGAAATAAAGTCTCTTACTATCAGGTAG
- the lipB gene encoding lipoyl(octanoyl) transferase LipB produces the protein MALNKKIQFEDLGRRDYKETWDYQEELFQQILDIKIHNRRQEDDKPTPNYLLFVEHPHVYTLGKSGDFDNLLIPEAQLEAIDAKFYKINRGGDITYHGPGQVVGYPILDLENFFTDIHKYLRLLEEMIIRVLADYGLKGERSQGETGVWLDVGTPFARKICAMGVRASRWVTMHGFAFNVNADLGYFDHMIPCGIKDKAVTSLNVELGQTEVSMEEVKAKLKQYFAELFEAEFAAAALS, from the coding sequence ATGGCCCTGAATAAGAAAATACAATTTGAGGATCTCGGCAGGCGAGACTACAAAGAGACCTGGGATTATCAGGAAGAACTCTTTCAGCAGATCTTGGACATCAAGATCCACAACCGCCGCCAAGAAGATGACAAACCCACTCCTAACTATTTGTTGTTTGTAGAGCATCCGCATGTCTACACCTTAGGCAAAAGTGGTGACTTTGACAATCTGCTCATTCCAGAGGCGCAATTGGAGGCCATTGACGCTAAATTCTATAAAATAAACAGAGGTGGCGATATAACCTACCACGGACCTGGTCAGGTGGTAGGTTATCCCATACTCGATCTGGAAAACTTCTTTACCGACATTCACAAATACCTGCGTTTGCTGGAAGAAATGATCATTCGTGTTTTAGCAGACTACGGCCTAAAAGGCGAACGATCTCAGGGCGAGACAGGGGTTTGGCTAGATGTAGGTACACCTTTTGCTCGCAAGATTTGCGCCATGGGCGTGCGTGCTAGCCGTTGGGTAACCATGCACGGTTTTGCCTTTAACGTTAATGCGGACTTGGGTTATTTTGACCATATGATCCCTTGCGGGATAAAAGACAAGGCAGTCACATCTCTAAATGTAGAACTCGGGCAAACCGAGGTCTCCATGGAAGAAGTCAAAGCAAAACTCAAACAATACTTTGCCGAGCTTTTTGAGGCGGAATTCGCTGCCGCGGCACTCTCTTAA
- a CDS encoding YciI family protein: MKDFMLIFIGETYADMGLSPEELQERMGKWFAWSNKMEAAGIVKGGEALHDPVRRISGPDRVVTDGPFAESKELVGGYFIVSAKDMDEAEEIAQDFPDYDLGSTVEIREIMVFDQ, from the coding sequence ATGAAAGATTTTATGTTGATCTTTATTGGAGAGACCTATGCAGATATGGGTTTGTCTCCAGAAGAGCTACAAGAACGCATGGGCAAGTGGTTTGCCTGGAGCAATAAAATGGAAGCCGCGGGCATTGTAAAAGGCGGTGAAGCTTTGCACGACCCGGTGCGCAGAATCTCAGGGCCAGATCGCGTGGTAACCGATGGTCCCTTTGCAGAAAGTAAAGAGCTAGTTGGCGGTTACTTTATTGTAAGTGCCAAAGACATGGACGAAGCTGAAGAAATAGCACAGGACTTCCCAGACTATGACCTGGGCAGTACCGTAGAGATCCGTGAGATCATGGTTTTTGATCAGTAG
- the yiaA gene encoding inner membrane protein YiaA, with protein sequence MEDQVFKTNKPVNAPFKTKTADLENFDCKPTSAFVSASWTALFIGMISYCVGLWNVNMELNEKGYYFTILLFGLFSVVSVQKSVRDRLEGIPVTEIYYGISWFTTIASILLLIIGLWNADIDLSEKGFYGMSFTLALFAAVAVQKNTRDIKFLERAEKE encoded by the coding sequence ATGGAAGATCAAGTGTTTAAAACCAACAAACCGGTCAATGCGCCTTTTAAGACTAAGACAGCAGACCTAGAGAACTTCGATTGCAAACCCACCTCGGCTTTTGTTTCGGCATCGTGGACAGCTTTGTTTATAGGAATGATATCCTATTGCGTTGGCTTGTGGAATGTCAATATGGAGCTCAACGAAAAAGGATACTATTTCACCATTCTACTCTTCGGACTGTTTAGTGTGGTCTCTGTACAGAAAAGTGTTCGAGACCGGCTAGAAGGAATTCCAGTGACAGAGATCTATTACGGCATCAGTTGGTTTACAACCATAGCCTCAATTTTACTGCTCATCATTGGCCTTTGGAATGCCGATATCGATTTGAGCGAAAAGGGCTTTTACGGCATGTCTTTCACCCTGGCACTGTTTGCAGCAGTCGCTGTTCAGAAGAATACCCGTGATATCAAATTCTTAGAGCGGGCAGAAAAAGAATAA
- a CDS encoding GNAT family N-acetyltransferase — MITYSLEPELTASEFEHLLKAANLAERRPKDLDTLAAMLKHADIILTARAGEKLVGVARSISDFTYCTYLSDLAVDAAYQHQGIGKQLIRRSKEIAPKAKLILLAAPAARDYYPKIGMTQFEYCFYQ, encoded by the coding sequence ATGATTACCTATAGTTTAGAACCAGAATTGACTGCCAGCGAATTCGAGCATTTATTAAAAGCCGCTAACCTTGCCGAGCGCCGACCGAAAGATCTTGACACCTTAGCTGCTATGTTAAAACATGCCGACATCATTCTTACGGCAAGAGCCGGGGAAAAACTCGTTGGTGTAGCTCGAAGTATTTCCGATTTCACCTATTGCACTTACCTATCTGACTTGGCCGTTGATGCCGCCTATCAACATCAAGGTATTGGCAAGCAGCTTATCCGCAGAAGTAAAGAGATCGCACCAAAAGCAAAATTGATCCTCTTGGCAGCTCCTGCAGCGCGTGACTATTACCCCAAAATAGGCATGACCCAGTTTGAATATTGCTTTTACCAATAA
- the lysS gene encoding lysine--tRNA ligase, translating to MQLSEQELVRREKLAQIKALGIDPYPAAEFPVDHTSATIKQEFAEGKQVVVAGRLMSRRIQGKASFAELQDADGRIQVYFNRDEICPGEDKTAYNELYKKLLDIGDFIGIHGELFTTQVGEKTVMVKEFVLLSKALKPLPLPKEKDGVIYDKFDDPEQRYRQRYADLVVNPQVKETFVKRTKLFNAMREFFNEAGYFEVETPILQPIPGGAAARPFITHHNSLDIPLYMRIANELYLKRLIVGGFDGVYEFSKNFRNEGMDRTHNPEFTAMEIYVAYKDYNWMMDFCEKLLEHCAMAVNGTTKATFGEYEVDFKAPYKRISMRDSILEHTGFDIYGKSEEEIREACKELGVETDETMGKGKLIDEIFGEKCEGNYIQPTFITDYPKEMSPLCKSHRENPELTERFELMVCGKEIANAYSELNDPIDQRERFEHQLKLAQKGDDEATEFIDFDFLRSLEYGMPPTSGMGIGMDRLIMFLTNNQSIQEVLFFPQMKPEKKQVALTDEAKGILELLRKAETLPLGDLKEQAGLSNKKWDKAIKELTKNGIAKVEKTADALNVHFVG from the coding sequence ATGCAATTGTCTGAGCAAGAACTGGTGCGCCGCGAGAAGCTGGCGCAGATAAAAGCCTTAGGGATAGACCCATATCCGGCAGCGGAGTTTCCCGTTGACCATACTTCTGCAACCATTAAACAGGAATTTGCAGAAGGTAAACAGGTTGTTGTTGCTGGGCGATTGATGTCTAGAAGAATTCAAGGCAAGGCTTCCTTTGCAGAACTTCAAGATGCTGACGGTCGTATCCAAGTATACTTTAACCGGGACGAGATCTGCCCCGGAGAAGACAAAACTGCTTATAACGAACTGTATAAAAAGCTGCTCGACATAGGTGACTTTATTGGAATCCACGGAGAGCTCTTTACCACGCAAGTTGGTGAAAAAACAGTAATGGTGAAGGAGTTTGTGCTTCTGAGCAAGGCTTTAAAGCCGCTTCCCCTACCTAAAGAAAAAGACGGGGTCATTTACGATAAGTTTGACGACCCAGAGCAACGTTATCGTCAGCGTTATGCAGACTTGGTGGTGAATCCACAGGTTAAGGAAACCTTTGTGAAACGCACCAAACTCTTCAATGCCATGCGCGAGTTCTTTAACGAGGCTGGATATTTTGAAGTAGAGACTCCGATTCTGCAGCCGATTCCAGGAGGCGCAGCGGCTCGACCATTTATAACCCACCACAACAGTTTGGACATTCCACTCTATATGCGAATTGCCAACGAGCTGTATCTAAAACGTCTTATTGTTGGTGGATTTGATGGCGTTTATGAATTCTCCAAGAACTTCCGCAACGAAGGAATGGACCGCACCCACAATCCGGAGTTTACCGCCATGGAGATCTATGTGGCCTATAAGGACTACAACTGGATGATGGACTTCTGCGAAAAGCTTCTGGAGCACTGTGCTATGGCAGTGAACGGAACCACCAAAGCGACCTTTGGGGAGTATGAGGTAGATTTTAAAGCACCGTACAAACGCATCAGTATGCGCGATTCCATTTTAGAGCATACCGGCTTTGATATTTACGGAAAGTCAGAAGAAGAGATCCGCGAGGCTTGTAAAGAACTTGGCGTTGAAACTGATGAAACCATGGGTAAAGGAAAACTCATAGACGAGATCTTTGGTGAGAAGTGCGAAGGCAACTACATCCAACCGACCTTCATTACCGACTACCCCAAAGAGATGAGTCCACTTTGTAAATCACATAGGGAAAATCCGGAACTTACCGAACGTTTTGAACTCATGGTTTGCGGTAAAGAGATCGCTAATGCATATTCGGAGCTGAACGATCCGATAGATCAACGTGAGCGCTTTGAGCATCAACTTAAATTGGCCCAAAAAGGAGACGACGAGGCGACGGAATTCATTGACTTTGACTTTTTACGTTCTCTAGAATACGGTATGCCTCCTACCTCTGGTATGGGTATTGGAATGGACAGACTCATCATGTTCTTGACCAACAACCAGTCTATTCAAGAGGTGTTGTTCTTCCCGCAAATGAAACCCGAGAAGAAACAAGTCGCTTTGACCGATGAGGCCAAGGGAATTTTAGAATTGCTTCGCAAAGCCGAGACACTTCCACTGGGAGATTTAAAGGAGCAGGCTGGGCTTTCAAACAAAAAATGGGACAAGGCCATTAAAGAACTTACCAAGAACGGTATAGCGAAAGTTGAGAAAACTGCGGATGCCTTAAACGTGCATTTCGTCGGGTAG